In the Streptomyces sp. 3214.6 genome, CTACGCGGCGGGATGCACCGGCGGAGTGGACTCAGACTTCAACGGCGACGGCGTACGCGACACGGCGATAGCGGACCCTCAGGCCACGGTGTCGGGCCAGGAGGCCGCGGGCGCGATCCAGATCGTGCTCGGCGGCGGCAAGGGCGTGACCACGCTCACGCAGGACACCCCGAACGTCTCCGACGTCGCCGAGGCGGGCGACCAGTTCGGCTTCTCGCTCGCCGTGTACGACGCCAACCTCGACGGCTGCAGTGACATCGCCGTCGGGATGCCGTACGAGGACGTCGGCTCGGTCCAGGACGCCGGCCTCGTGCAGCTCATCTACGGCTCGACAGCGGGCCTCGGCCAGGGGACCACGGGCTCGCTCGGCTTCCGCCAGGGTGCCGACGGCAACATGGCCGACGTCTACGAGGCCGAGGACTGGGTCGGCTACTCGGTCGCGGGCGGCGTGTCGGCGACGGGCGTGCCCTTCCTCGTCATCGGGGTCCCGGGGGAGGACAGCTCGGGGCTCACGGACATGGGGCTCGCGGCGTATGTGGCAGGGGTTACTCCGGCTGTGACGTCGTTCCACCAGAACAGTCCCGACGTCTGGCACGACGCCGCGGCCGGCAACCGGTTCGGGTGGGCGGTGGCCGCGACCGGCCGCCACTTCGTGGTCGGCGCCCCGGGGGCGGCGATCGACGCAGCCGACCAGGCGGGTGCCGTCGTCGCGTTCAAGCCCTCTCTCAACGCCGACAACATCCCGCAGCCGCTCTTCGGTATCGGGCAGGACGCCACCGGAGACAAGGACCCAACGGCCGAGACCGGCGACGGTTTCGGTATCTCCGTGGCCATCGCTCCCTACCGGCCTTCGGGAGCCACCGCGACCACGGACTCGCTGGTGGCGGTCGGCGTGCCGAACGAGGACGTCGGCACGAAGATCGATGCCGGAGGGGTGCAGCTGCTCCAGATCGCGGAGGCGGGGACCGTGACCGAGACGCAGTGGATCACCCAGGACACCGCCGACGTCGACGAAACGGCCGAGGAGAGCGACTACTTCGGCCAGCGCGTCGCCGCCGCCAACACCAACCAGGGCGTGGTCGGCACGGCGACGACCATGCGGGTGGCGGTCGGCGTCCCGGGCGAGGAGACGGCCGCCGCCGCTCAGGACGCGGGAGGCGTGCAGATCTTCCCGATGCTGGGCGCCGCAGGGACCTCGGACAGCTGGCTGCAGCCGGGAAGCGGCATTCCGGCCGCCGCGGCGCCCAGGCAGTTCGCGGGCAT is a window encoding:
- a CDS encoding esterase produces the protein MDSDFNGDGVRDTAIADPQATVSGQEAAGAIQIVLGGGKGVTTLTQDTPNVSDVAEAGDQFGFSLAVYDANLDGCSDIAVGMPYEDVGSVQDAGLVQLIYGSTAGLGQGTTGSLGFRQGADGNMADVYEAEDWVGYSVAGGVSATGVPFLVIGVPGEDSSGLTDMGLAAYVAGVTPAVTSFHQNSPDVWHDAAAGNRFGWAVAATGRHFVVGAPGAAIDAADQAGAVVAFKPSLNADNIPQPLFGIGQDATGDKDPTAETGDGFGISVAIAPYRPSGATATTDSLVAVGVPNEDVGTKIDAGGVQLLQIAEAGTVTETQWITQDTADVDETAEESDYFGQRVAAANTNQGVVGTATTMRVAVGVPGEETAAAAQDAGGVQIFPMLGAAGTSDSWLQPGSGIPAAAAPRQFAGMSVGATGSLLYVGLPYGPAAGRAVYGYAWTVASGGAPSQTWKPGEGGIPAGAGAFGATVR